In one Brassica oleracea var. oleracea cultivar TO1000 chromosome C9, BOL, whole genome shotgun sequence genomic region, the following are encoded:
- the LOC106317018 gene encoding protein HAPLESS 2: MDHAMLIALIIAAAFLFVFNKVDGVQILSKSKLEKCEKTNDSGNLNCSTKIVLNLAVPSGSSGGEASIVAEIVEVEDNSSSNMKTVRIPPVITVNKSAAYALYDLTYIRDVPYKPQEFHVTTRKCEPDAGPDIVGICERLRDDKGNVLVQTQPVCCPCGPQTRVPSSCGDIFEKLIKGKANTAHCLRFPGDWYHVFSIGQRSLGFSVRIELKTGTRVSEVIIGPENRTATANDNFLKVNLIGDFAGYTSIPSFENFYLVIPREVAAEGQPGNLGGNYSMWMLLERVRFTLDGIECDKIGVGYEAYNNQPNFCYAPYWSCLHNQLWNFHEADVNRINRHQFPLYGLEGRFERINQHPNAGPQSFSIGVTETLNTNLMIELRADDIEYVFQKSPGKIINIAIPTFEALKQFGVAAVTTKNTGEVEASYSLTFDCSKGVAFVEEQFFIIKPNDVTTRSFKLYPTKDQAAKYRCTAILKDSQFNEVDRAECQFSTTATVLDNGTQVTNPFQIPETLPKGFFESIRLIWTKLVNGLVDFITGESCRNKCSSFFDFSCHIQYVCLSWMVMFGLLLTLFPTTCVLLWLLHQKGLFDPLYDWYEDHFDSDHHRLLLQQTREIALNHRHHHRRPHHHQHRHGVNTHNHHHRRRVNHRHKHHNHGHDDDDDVLQKILERDHNDSHYYQNLRRVHKDGKQKQRRRGEKHGIVVPSDVDVDRRRKVRQREGS, translated from the exons ATGGATCACGCGATGTTAATTGCTCTTATAATCGCCGCAGCTTTCCTCTTTGTATTCAACAAAGTGGACGGAGTCCAGATCTTGTCTAAATCAAAGCTAGAAAAGTGTGAGAAGACAAACGATTCAGGAAACCTCAACTGCTCAACTAAAATCGTCTTGAATCTCGCTGTCCCCAGTGGATCC AGCGGAGGAGAGGCTTCGATTGTAGCCGAGATCGTCGAAGTGGAAGATAATTCGAGTAGCAACATGAAGACCGTACGTATCCCACCGGTTATCACAGTGAACAAATCAGCAGCATATGCTCTCTATGACCTAACTTACATTAGG GATGTGCCTTATAAACCTCAAGAGTTTCACGTTACCACTCGAAAGTGTGAGCCAGATGCTGGACCAGATATCGTTGGAATATGCGAGAG GCTGCGTGATGACAAAGGTAACGTTCTGGTGCAGACTCAGCCTGTCTGTTGTCCATGTGGACCACAAACAAGAGTTCCTTCATCTTGTGGAGACATAT TTGAGAAGTTGATAAAAGGGAAAGCAAACACTGCGCATTGCCTTCGTTTCCCTGGTGACTG GTACCACGTTTTCAGCATTGGACAACGGTCTCTAGGGTTTAGCGTGCGTATTGAGTTGAAGACAGGAACTAGAGTTTCA GAAGTGATCATTGGTCCTGAAAATAGAACAGCTACTGCAAATGATAACTTCCTCAAGGTTAATCTCATAGGAGACTTTGCTGGTTACACAAGTATTCCTTCTTTTGAGAACTTCTATCTTGTAATCCCAAGAGAG GTGGCGGCAGAGGGACAGCCAGGGAACTTAGGTGGAAACTACTCAATGTGGATGCTGCTTGAGAGAGTGAGATTTACATTGGATGGCATAGAGTGTGACAAGATCGGTGTTGGCTATGAAGCTTATAACAACCAACCAAACTTCTGTTATGCACCATATTGGAGTTGCTTGCATAATCAACTTTGGAACTTCCACGAG GCAGATGTGAACCGGATAAACCGCCACCAGTTTCCTTTGTATGGACTGGAAGGAAGATTTGAGAGGATCAATCAACATCCA AACGCAGGGCCTCAGTCGTTCTCTATAGGAGTCACGGAAACGCTCAACACAAATCTAATGATCGAGCTAAGAGCTGATGATATTGAATATGTTTTCCAAAA GAGCCCTGGTAAGATCATAAACATCGCAATACCGACTTTCGAGGCACTAAAACAATTTGGAGTTGCTGCAGTCACAACCAAGAACACCGGTGAAGTAGAAGCATCTTATAGCTTAACG TTTGATTGCTCCAAAGGTGTGGCTTTCGTTGAG GAGCAATTCTTCATTATAAAACCAAATGATGTTACAACTCGATCTTTTAAGCTGTACCCTACCAAAGATCAGGCTGCAAAATATAGATGCACAG CTATACTAAAGGATTCTCAGTTCAACGAAGTAGACAGAGCCGAGTGCCAATTCAGCACGACAGCTACCGTACTTGACAATGGAACTCAG GTTACTAATCCGTTTCAAATTCCAGAGACTCTCCCTAAAGGTTTCTTTGAATCGATTAGGCTAATATGGACCAAACTAGTGAATGGTTTAGTCGATTTCATCACCGGAGAATCTTGCAG AAACAAATGCTCGAGTTTCTTCGACTTCAGCTGCCACATTCAATACGTTTGCTTGAGCTGGATGGTTATGTTCGGCCTCCTCCTCACTCTCTTCCCTACCA CTTGTGTCCTTCTCTGGCTCTTGCACCAAAAGGGACTCTTTGATCCTTTATACGACTGGTACGAAGATCATTTTGATTCAGATCATCATAGGTTATTATTACAACAAACCAGAGAAATCGCCTTAAACCACCGCCATCATCATCGTCGTCCTCATCATCACCAGCATCGCCATGGTGTCAACACGCATAATCACCACCATCGTCGTAGAGTAAACCACAGACACAAACACCATAATCATGGGCATGATGATGACGACGATGTTTTGCAGAAGATTCTTGAACGTGACCACAATGACTCTCACTATTACCAAAATCTTCGCCGAGTCCACAAAGATGGCAAGCAGAAGCAGCGTAGGCGAGGAGAGAAGCACGGGATCGTCGTGCCATCTGATGTGGACGTGGACAGACGGAGGAAAGTGAGGCAAAGGGAGGGGAGTTAA